The stretch of DNA CATagaatgaaaatgttttcttgTCCTCATTCGAGAGCGGGAAATTCTACTTAATTTTTTAATCGGTGGCGGGGAATATGCTGACTCTATCATagaatgaaaatgttttcttgTTCTCATTCAAGAGCGGGAAATTCTACTCTTGATTTTTCAATCGTGTCgtgatgaatttttaaattttaacttgttttattatttattattttttgtttaaaaccctttcctttatacgggaggtggtgggttcgagccgcagtggaaaaaaaaattatgaacaaataGAGTCAGTactcagtagtattcaaaaaaaaaaaaatattaaaagtccTTCGCTTCCCCCTTGAGTTAAACACTAAACAGCTATACTACAATCTAGATACTACCCCACACTTCCACCTTGCGGTCTTATTTTCTGGTAGGGTTAGGGTTTCCTGGATACGCAATGGCTAACCGCACGGACCCAACGGCGAAGAGCATACACGGAACCAATCCTCAGAACCTTGTGGAGAAAATAGTGCGGTCGAAGATTTACCAGAACACTTACTGGAAGGAGCAGTGCTTCGGGCTGACGGCGGAGACGCTGGTCGACAAGGCTATGGAGCTGGATCACCTTGGCGGAACCTTCGGCGGAAACCGCAAGCCCACGCCTTTCATGTGCCTCGTCATGAAGATGCTCCAGATCCAGCCGGAGAAGGACATCGTCGTCGAATTTATCAAAAATGAGGATTACAAGTATGTCCGTGTCCTCGGCGCCTTTTACTTGCGTCTTACCGGAACGGATATCGACATTTATCGCTACCTTGAGCCCCTGTACAATGATTATCGCAAGTTGAGGCTCAAATCATCTGAGGGAAGTAAGTTACAGAGTTTTATTTTTCCCTAAAAGTTTTGTGAAATTTGTGCTTCCTCTGTGTTGATACTCTGTTTTGATTTGTCTGATTTTGCTAGAGTTTACTTTAACTCATGTGGACGAGTATATTGACGAGCTGCTTACAAGTGATTACTCTTGCGATATTGCCCTGCCTAGAATTAAGAAAAGGTATGCCATGgtttcatttctttatttgtatgTTCATATAGGACCTAATTTAGTTATCTGTCCTAATAAATTAGCTGATAATTGTGAGGCTATTTGGCTATAAATGTGCAACAAGCATTGAGGTGGTCATGAATGGATATATGCTTACATTTTGTTGCTATGGTCATTTGAATGTAATCAGCTCCTTCTATGTAAGCTTTGAAATCATCCCGCCTGTGTTGTCTTGAATGTTGCTTGCTTCTTCTACATGTCTAGTTTCTCATCTCttgcttttctttttcagaTGGACCCTTGAATCTCTTGCTCAACTCGAACCCCGAAGAAGTGCTTTGGAAGATGACTttgaagaggaggaggagaaggatGAGGATGAGCAGTTAACTACTGGATTAGATGATGGGCATGATAAGGTTTGTGTTTTAGTTTTTGTGGTTATCACATATATTTGCATTTAGGTATGGTTTTATATGTTCTTCCTTGGATTGTACTTTGGATGCAGGATTATTATCATGGTCACAGTCCGACAAGGGAAAGAGATAGGGACAGGAGGCGAGATAGAGATAGTCACAGATACAGGTACTATCCATTATCTTTGATCGAAATTTTGTGGCTGATGAAGAGGGATTTGCTTCCCCTCTTGGGACTTTTATGGGCTTTTTTACCTGTAATCCTTTTGCAACATCAGACAGGGAACTGACCAGTAGGAATTGAATGCATGTGACTCTTGCTTTTATACTGGATTAGCTTCTAAGCATCTGATGATATATTACTGCTCCatccttttcttttaattcttttGTTCTTGCCTTTTTTATCCTTTCTATCATGTGTATGCTGGACTTTCCATCTGGGATTTATATCTGTTGATCCATCATGATAGAATGTATTTTACGTTTGGGATTTACTCTGTGTCAAGCGGAAGCTGTTTCTTGAAATATACCACGTTTTGCACACACTTTCACATATTGCAACCATCATGGCACTTGAAGCTAGTGGTGGAATGAAATGGCTTCCGAGAAGAAAGTTTGATCTTGCCAGGTTTCTCTGTCCTGGCAGTGGGCAGTGAGAAGTATGATAGATCACACATTTCTTTTGGTGTTCAAAAGTTACAATAGTACATTAAGCAATGCTTTGTTTGTTTCCTGTTTTACTTGGTTGTCTATGCAGCTTTGTTTCCTGTGTATACTTTATGACGTGTGTTGAGAGCCCCAAACAGCCTCATTTACTCTTTCCTTTGCCAGGGATCGTGATTATAACAGAGACCGAGATTATGATAGAGACTATGACAGGGATCGTGACTATGATAGAGAACGGGGAAGAGGACGTGACAGGGATAGGGATAGGGATAGGGATAGAGACAGAGATAGAGAAAGGGACAGGGAACGCCATCGATTGAGGGAAGACAAGGACTATGGCCGTGATAGGGATCGAGAAAGGGACAGAGAAGGCAGGGAACGGGATAGACGAGATCGCGGTCGCAGAAGGAGCCACTCTAGAAGCAGAAGCCGAGACCGCAAGGATCGTGATCGTGATGATGAGCGCCGTAAGAGACATGCTCGCAGCAGTGCTAGTCCCACTAGGGATGAAcccaagaaaaagaagaaagctGAGAAGGAGACGAGAGAGGATGGAACCGATCATCCAGACCCAGAGATTGCCGAAGCAAATAGACTGAGGGCATCCCTTGGGTTGAAACCTTTGAAGTAGTAACAAATAGAGCAGTGGCTTGCAGTATGCATTGCATGCAACTTGTGTAGTTTGTTTCTAATACTATATAAGCTACTGCTGATCATCTGATGCTATCAGCTTGTGCTTTTGAATGGTTAATGTACCAAATATTCTAAACCACTTGGTGCTTGACTGCTTGTATAATCATCTTACCCTTGGAGTTGCAATATTTGAGTGGACCAAATCTTTAACCAAATtctcaatattatatttgtgttcaggaaagagattttttttaagatcaatttgatttgattagtAACAACTTAGTATATACCTTGGATtcagatccaccttgcaagatggacttatcacaatttacatactgaaatgtaaaggtaaattatgaaccttgcaagatggacttatcacaatttacatactgaaatgtaaaggtaaattatgaacatatttagtatgtaaattgtgtattttgaatcaAGTCCACATTAATATCGTGATTAGAGTTTAGTTTTTATAATGCATTGCTTTAGACGTCCGCCTAGGAGGTCGTCCTGGACCGAGTTGGCGGTCACTGAGTTGACTGCTAACTCAGTCGAGTTAACTCGCTCAACTTGACAAGAGTTAGTCGAGTTAACTCACTCAACTTGAcaagagttagccgagttaactcggtgGTCAGCCGACTGGATTGAGTTGGCGGTCACGGACTAACTCAGTCGAGTTAACTTGCTCAACTTGACAAGAGTTAACTTGCTTAACTTGACAAGAGTTAGCCGAGTGTAACTTGCTTAACTTGACTAGCACCCCTAGACTAGCTGCTCAAGATTGAGAGTTCACAAAGAGACCCATTATAACCGTGATTATGGACAATCAGGCTTGGTCAATTATAAGCGATGTTAATCTACTCTTGTGATTTTTTGCTGGTTAAGGTTCGATTAGTAGGTATTGgagtttgtgttggtagtcttgaactcccaaccctactttgactttacccactttttattttctccattattgtgttttcctctcgttagtttcacgagcaattttcctctcgttactttcacgagcttttcattttcattagcataaatcgtttagtttggtttcgacaagtgttgatcttagagcaaaaaagaatgatgacgaaaacccagatctttgatgaagctttaagctccctgaaggaacatagcttcatagttatgaaacagccTGCGGTTCAAGTTTtcttgtttctatgtctgactgtaaggaatggtttaccattacgtttaccttaaaaaaaaaaaaaggttggaTTAGTTATAGACAACTATGTCAGATGTACTTTCTTGTTATCTTTAGCTCAATttacccaaaataataataataataataataataataataatgatgatagaGGGAGAGGAAGAGTTTTAACATTAACAAGATGCTTTATTCATGACATACATGCATACAAGAGAAGTAAACACATCAGAGACATTAAAGGTACGTGCAGGCAGGCAAAGGCTGATCCGATTACATTTCAAGAGGAACAAAGTCCAACTCCTTCACCACTTTGGCGCAGTCCTTAGAAACCTTTTCCTTCATGAAGAACAGCGGGTTAGCATATCTTACATTGCTGTGCATTCCCACGTTGTCACTTAAAACCACCTGCGCCTTCTCCAAACCCGCCGCCGCCTCCTTGCAATCCTCCCTCGGGCTCTTCTCCACCGTCACGTCACATATCTCATCCTCGTGCTCCCCCTCCACCGTCATCGAATACGTCCCATCCGCGCCTGTAGTCGTCTCCTTCGTGTACGTCACTTTTTCTGTCGTCATATTCCGGCACTCTAGCTTCACAACCGCATCCGCGATGTTCTCGCTGATTCTGGTCTCGAATTTGAGGCGGCAAGGGTCGCAGTAAACCTTGCCCTTCACGGTGAAGGATTCCCCGGGGTGGCAGCTGCCGGAGCCGGCCATGGCGGCCACGATGCAAAGTGTGGAGATGATTGCAAGAGCCGCCTTTGccattgttttattttattattgctTCTCTTGATGTGTTGTGATTATGGGAATGTTTGAGGAGAGATTTTATAGTGGGGAGAGTGATGAAGGGTAATGGTTTACCGCATTCTTCTGCTATCTTTATTGCTTAAGAATGGCTTACAATTTTTTGTGTTATAACTTCTAACAAAAATTACACCTTTTAACTCCCACCACTCCCTAAATATTTAATGTgacataatataaatttaaagttGAGGGTAATGCGTGTTAATATAGAAAAGTCCGTGGATTTCACAAGTCGGTCTGCAAAGGTCACAGTGGAGCGGGTTGGCCCACATTAACACccatatttaattcaaatctTCAAGATGGAATTACGCTCCATAATGACTTCAATTGATCAAGTCTTGctggaaaatcaagaaaaagtaaaaaataccaaaacatatactatataaaCTTCATAAAATATACTTTACAATAAACCCTAACTAAGTGCAGTGTAGGTGCActatgtgtgtgtttaatttattaatatataaattaaatttaataaatattatatatttttaaataattataattatataaagttGGGTCCCAAATCCAAACCCTCCTTCAACTTCAAGGCGCAGTCCTGCAGTCAAATTTGGCATTGAATATACTGTACGAAATATGCATATATGAGTAGATataataatttgtgtatattatataatgagTTCGCCTCATGATTCACACGTCCCCAGAATCCAATCTGGCCAATTCTTGAATCCAACTGGTGTACAGCTCTTTATTGAAACCTATGCCACCTATCACATCAAAGAATTGgtctttttccttctctatcaaaaatcaaaaatatCAAAAAGGAATCATTTCTTTATTGCAGAGGCCAAAATTTGAATCTTTGGGGAAACAATGACAGAGGTCCTCCATTCGTCTTGCTCCTCTCCATCGTCTTCTCCTACAGTTAGGGCATTGTCTtttgaggaagaagaggaaataGATAAGGAGAGAGATCAGTTGTCTCTGTTGGCCATTTTGGTGACTTTGTTCAGAAAGAGTTTCTGGGTGGCTTGCAAGACTGATAGTGGAGGAGAGCTCTGTGGTCCTGGGAGGATGGAGATTGGATGGCCTACTAATGTGCGCCACGTTGCTCATGTTACCTTCGATAGATTCAATGGCTTCTTGGGTCTGCCTGTGGAGTTTGAGCCTGAGGTTCCCACAAGAGCCCCTAGTGCAAGGTACAATATCTCATCTCAAATTTTGGTATAATTCTTCAGTTGGGGTAATCATTGCAGTAATGTGAGTTATTCTTGGTCTGTCTTAGATATTTGCTAATTGCTACTCCTAAATGTAGTTTCCTAGGATGCAATCTAAGTTATTGTTTTCAAGGTCAAAATAATGTCTGTAAGATTGTTAAAGTTTGTTCCTTTTGCTATATATTTGCTAGTTGAATTGAGAATAAGTGAGCATTTAGATGGTTGtgttttgttgtttgtttttggATGAGAAACTATCTAATGGAGTAAGAAAGGGTATTTAAAGCTGAGGTCTTGATTGCCTAAAAACGCTGAGGACATAATAAAACTGATAATGATAATTAGTAAAAGTGAAACTAGAGTTTCATTTGTTGCTTGATGATCTAACTATTGTCTGGTTGAGTTTGTTTCGCTTTTACAATCTAAACTTCTTGTAGTTTTATCTAAAGGCGGCCTAACTATTGTTTGTTTGTTCAGGAAAGTCCAAAGTTTTAGTCTCTTGTTCAGAGATTCTAGTTTATATATCTCATGATTTTTTAAGCTTGGCAATGGAGTTCTAAGTTGATGCAGTGGAATACTCTGAATGTTTAAACAATCACTAAGTTACATGACTATTGAATgagtttagagagagagagagagagagagaggagggcATTGAGTGAAAATTGCATCCTTTAGAATTAAGCAACATCTTTCCCTTACTGCCTTTCTTCATCTCTTCACTCTACAAATCATATCTGCATTTGATTGTggcatatttgttttttttttttttttttttcctaaacttcattctctctctctaagTAGAGAATGAAGTGGCCATTTTATCACAATCAGCTTGAAAATACCCTTTGCGGCTTTGCCAAATATAGACTATAGTCATATAGATtttctctgtgtgtgtgtgtgtaaatacATAACTTTCTCCTTTCCTCCATTCAGTAAAATAAATTACTGTGTTTCCAAATGAGGAAGTACCTATCTTTTTATCTTGCATCCAATTAGAGTCAGAATATGAAGGATTTAGGAAGCTGAATGCCAAACCAAACATTCAGAAGGAAAGAAAGTAATAAGGAATTCTTCATAATGATCTAATGAAAGGATTTCTGTTTAATTTGATGACGCAGGGAGTATTCTTTGTATGTATAGAAGACATTTTGGAAAGAGTAGTTGTCATCTTCTTTTGAAAATAGAATTTTACTTATTTGCTGTTTAATATTGATGAAATCATAATACTTGCAGTTCTTTGATGACACAATTCGGTTATGTGAACTAGGACTAAAGAAAATGGACTGCTTGTTTCTAATCCTTTATTAGTATTCTACATCGTGAAGAATGCATTTCGCTTGACACGAATCTATTTTGCACAGCACTACTGTTTTTGGAGTGTCAACGGAATCTATGCAATTATCGTTCGATTCCAGAGGGAACAGTGTTCCAACTATTCTCCTGTTGATGCAAAGGCGTCTATATGCTCACGGTGGCCTGCAGGTACCACATTGTTTTCTTCACATTTATACTGATTAAAGAATTGGTACAGACTCTCGGAAATCACGTGTAACTGCATTGTTTATTTATTCGCCTTGCCTATATGTTTGGCTCTTTTGCCCTGATCAAATTATTGACGTTATGTGCACAGGCTGAAGGAATTTTCAGAATAAATGCAGAGAACGGGCAGGAGGAGAATGTAAGAGACCACTTAAACAGTGGAGTAGTTCCAGAAGACATTGATGTACACTGTCTGGCAGGCCTCATTAAGGTTTTAACTTTTCACAATTCCCgtgttaattatttattcttacATATTCTTATCTGAACTCTCACATATCTATTTACAGTCTTTTTGATGCATATGAAATAAGCATAATATGATTATATGACCACTAGTAAAGTCACATTGTCTTTATTATGCTGAAAGGAAGTTAACGAGATCCTTTCGTTTTTAGGCTTGGTTCCGAGAACTCCCAAGTGGGGTGTTGGATTCTCTTTCTCAGGAGCAGGTAATGCAATGCGACTCGGAAGAGGACTGTGTTGCACTCGTAAGACTATTGCCTGCCACGGAAGCTGCTCTTCTCGACTGGGCCATCAACTTGATGGCTGATGTTGTCCAAGAAGAACATCGAAACAAGATGAATTCGCACAACATCGCAGTGGTGTTTGCCCCGAACATGACACAGGTTTTGTCTCTATGAAATAATGGATCTGCAATAAGAACTGTTTTTGTTCAATTCCATTGTGCAAATGGTCTCTGTACGTGTTCGTTTTTTTTGCAGATGGCAGACCCGTTGACTGCACTGATGTATGTAGTCCAGGTGATGAACTTCTTGAAGAGACTTATCGAGAAGACATTACGAGAAAGAGAAGATTTCCTTGCAGAACTATATCCAACTCCCAGCCTCGAGCCATCTGGCGAGAATGGCCACCAAAGTCCACCACAACTTATCCCGGGGAAAAACAAAAAGTCAGTTGAAGGGTTAACAGAAGTGTTCTCCGAAAAGGAACCCTACCTGGAGAGCTTTTCTGATTCTAATAAACTTTCTAACCTCGCCAATGAAGAACATACTTCTACGGAGGAATCTGATACAAACGGGTTCAGTGTCCACACTACGACTAATGCAAGAGAAGCTGGTGTCATGAATTTCGAGCAGACAGACCACAAAGTAGGCCGGTCTAACAATTATAAGCAGGCTAATGGCCCCGTGACAGTTAATGTGCTTCGGGCTGTTGTTCAATCTCTAGGAATCGATGTTAAATTCCAAGGAATTAGCAATTTCAGCCGAATCAATTCCATTTCAGAGCGGGTTGAGACCTGGAGATGAAGAAGGGCATTATAGCTTCCCACGCTGACTGACTTGGTAACACACCACCAGTCTTCTGTTTGATTCCGAAATTCGTGGATTGGCATTTGTTTGATTCTTTGTGGTGGCTGTGAAGTTTGATTAACTTGTTGCAGTTTCATGTGCACTTTGTACATCAACATTCTGCTAACTGAATACTAGAATTCAATTCTCATGTTTTGGTTTGTCTCTCTCCATCTATTATGCAACAGTATTGCCATGACTAAAAGTTTGTgtgattgagaaagtaattatgaacagatactgcattgtaacagagtcactagtattcaaaaaaaaaaaaaagtttgtgtGGGAGAATTGCCTTTTAGAAGTACTTTGCACCCAAAGAAAGTCATATCATGGAAGTCTACATAGGACTGCAAAACAGACAACCTGGTTTAGGATTATGATGACTGAGTTTTCGGAGCTCAGATGAGCATATATtatatcatcatcatatcatatctgATAATAGTGGTTGGAGGAATGTTAAAAGAAAGAAGGAATCACAAGATAACCCAACCCAGGATGTGCTAGTTATGGGTTTGTAACCTTCTCACTATCACCATCAATCAATTTGTAAAAGCACCAAGTTTGCTTCATATGatgaaaaattacaaaaacaGTTGCAGACAACTTTGAAACTTTGTCTTGTCTTCGTAGTAACATAACAAATTTAGTTAATTCTTTATCCACAAACCCATAAACTCTACAACATCAACGCTATTCGCCAAATAAACTTTCAAGGAACATTCCTCCCACAATATCTCGTTTTAATAAAGATTCTTAAACacatttattataaacaaaacAGAGTTGCGTTGTCTTTGAGAGGGTTGCATATAATGATATTTCAACGGCATTCATCACTGCCAGTGTTTGTTAAGACCTTTTCTAGGGTTAACCCTTAATTTTATGTCGAGTTGTTGGCATATAATACTAGATTGATtcgatttattaaaaaaaaaaatactagatTGATTCTTGAATTTTATAACGAAAATGTTAATACTTTTATGGTTTGATTATATTGGATATGATATATATAGGTGTATGggtttatatataatatgatatataaaataaagaccACTAATGAGAGGAGATTAATAGCCAATCCAAAGTGAGAGGCATTCCAAGAAAATAGGATTTTGATGCTCTCTCATTCTCTTCTTATCTTGATTGACTTTATCCTATTCCTATTCCGATTCCATGCATTATCTTACCCACTTAATTAGCCCTTCATCACACCCTAAATACAAGTCTTGTTTTGGCATAATATTTCCCCCAACGAAACACTCGTCCATAAAACTCACAGAGACAAACCAACAACGTTAATTAGGTTTAACAGCGCAGCTGATCGATCTGGAGGGACAATCAATGGCAGCCTGCGAAAACCCCCAAAACATCCTTGATAAGCCATTGCCGGAGATACCCACGTTTCTCGGCCCCCTTTCGCCGTCATGGAACCCCATTGCGGCCATTAAGCCCCTCCAGAAATCATCCTTCGCCGAGATTTTTGGAGAATTGCTGTTCaaagaacaacatcaacaacaacCTCAACCTCAATCATTCTCTTCCTCTGTC from Ipomoea triloba cultivar NCNSP0323 chromosome 7, ASM357664v1 encodes:
- the LOC116025398 gene encoding rho GTPase-activating protein 5-like; translated protein: MTEVLHSSCSSPSSSPTVRALSFEEEEEIDKERDQLSLLAILVTLFRKSFWVACKTDSGGELCGPGRMEIGWPTNVRHVAHVTFDRFNGFLGLPVEFEPEVPTRAPSASTTVFGVSTESMQLSFDSRGNSVPTILLLMQRRLYAHGGLQAEGIFRINAENGQEENVRDHLNSGVVPEDIDVHCLAGLIKAWFRELPSGVLDSLSQEQVMQCDSEEDCVALVRLLPATEAALLDWAINLMADVVQEEHRNKMNSHNIAVVFAPNMTQMADPLTALMYVVQVMNFLKRLIEKTLREREDFLAELYPTPSLEPSGENGHQSPPQLIPGKNKKSVEGLTEVFSEKEPYLESFSDSNKLSNLANEEHTSTEESDTNGFSVHTTTNAREAGVMNFEQTDHKVGRSNNYKQANGPVTVNVLRAVVQSLGIDVKFQGISNFSRINSISERVETWR
- the LOC116025401 gene encoding anther-specific protein LAT52-like, which codes for MAKAALAIISTLCIVAAMAGSGSCHPGESFTVKGKVYCDPCRLKFETRISENIADAVVKLECRNMTTEKVTYTKETTTGADGTYSMTVEGEHEDEICDVTVEKSPREDCKEAAAGLEKAQVVLSDNVGMHSNVRYANPLFFMKEKVSKDCAKVVKELDFVPLEM
- the LOC116025400 gene encoding pre-mRNA-splicing factor 38, encoding MANRTDPTAKSIHGTNPQNLVEKIVRSKIYQNTYWKEQCFGLTAETLVDKAMELDHLGGTFGGNRKPTPFMCLVMKMLQIQPEKDIVVEFIKNEDYKYVRVLGAFYLRLTGTDIDIYRYLEPLYNDYRKLRLKSSEGKFTLTHVDEYIDELLTSDYSCDIALPRIKKRWTLESLAQLEPRRSALEDDFEEEEEKDEDEQLTTGLDDGHDKDYYHGHSPTRERDRDRRRDRDSHRYRDRDYNRDRDYDRDYDRDRDYDRERGRGRDRDRDRDRDRDRDRERDRERHRLREDKDYGRDRDRERDREGRERDRRDRGRRRSHSRSRSRDRKDRDRDDERRKRHARSSASPTRDEPKKKKKAEKETREDGTDHPDPEIAEANRLRASLGLKPLK